The following DNA comes from Picosynechococcus sp. PCC 7003.
TTCCTGGTCTTCTGCCGGGGCAAGTGGTTTTAAAGGGGCCAAAAAAGGGACTCCCTTTGCTGCCCAAACCGCCGCTGACAATGCAGCCCGCCGCGCAATGGAACAAGGCATGCGCCAAATCGAAGTGATGGTGAGTGGCCCTGGTGCGGGTCGTGAAACAGCAATTCGTGCTCTGCAAGCCGCTGGTTTGGAGATTACGTTAATTCGCGATGTCACCCCCATTCCCCACAATGGTTGTCGTCCGCCCAAGCGTAGACGGGTATAAATCCTCTTTGACTGAATCCTTGACAACAAGAGAATTAGTTCAAGTCAATATCCATCTTGTCTGAAGGCTTGGTGCCTGGCTCAGATCGCGAAAAACGGGAGATCAGAAAAAGCGTGACACAGTTTCAAATCGAGTGTGTAGAAAGCAAAACACACAAAAATCAAAGTCAATATAGCAAGTTTGTCTTTGAACCCCTAGAACGGGGTCAAGGAACAACCCTCGGCAATTCCCTCAGACGGATTTTACTGTCTAACTTAGAAGGAACCGCCGTGACAGCGCTGCGGATTGGTGGCGTGAACCATGAGTTTGCGACGATCCCCGGTGTGCGGGAAGATGCCCTTGAGATTATTCTGAATATGAAGGAAATCGTTCTCAAGAGCTACACCCATCAGCCTCAGATTGGTCGCTTAACAGCCACTGGCCCTGGCCAAGTGACGGCGGCTCAGTTTGATCTGCCTTCTGAGGTGGAAGTGGTCGATCCAAGCCAGTATATTGCAACCCTCGCTGATGGTGCGAAGCTGGAAATGGAGTTTCGGATCGAGAAAGGGAAAAGCTATCGCGCCGTTCAACGGAATCGGGACGAGGCCACTGCTTTAGATTTTCTACAGATTGATGCGGTGTTCATGCCAGTCACTAAGGTGAACTATAGCGTCGATAGTATCCATAGTGAAGGAGATGCGGTTCGCGATCGCCTAACCCTTGAGATCTGGACAAATGGCAGTATTAAGCCAGAGGAAGCATTATCCCAAGCAGCGGCGATCGCCGTTGAACTGTTTAATCCCCTCAAGGATCTCACCCTCGAAGCCATTCAAGACGAGTTCCAAGAGGACGAAGACCCCACCAGCCAAATTCCCATCGAAGAATTACAGCTATCGGTACGGGCTTACAACTGTCTCAAGCGGGCACAAATCAACTCTGTCGCTGATCTTTTAGACTATAGCCAAGAAGATTTGCTAGAAATCAAAAACTTTGGCCAAAAATCAGCCGAAGAAGTGATCGATGCCCTAAAAACCCGTTTAGGCATTACTTTACCGGAAGAAAAAACGGCGAAGTAACTTTAGATTTATTTGATTTTTCACTGACTGTACTGTTTACATCCTAGGGAGGAAGAAAAAATGCGTCACGGTTGTCGTGTTCCCGAATTGGGGAGACCGGCGGATCAACGGAAGGCCCTCTTACGTGCCCTCACCACTCAACTGATTCGCCATGGCCAAGTTAAAACCACTAAAGCGCGGGCCAAAGCGGTTCGTTCTGAAGTGGATCGCATGATCACCTTGGCAAAAGATGGTTCTTTAGCTGCCCGTCGTCGGGCTTTGGGCTATATGTATGACAAAGATCTTGTCCATGCCCTATTTGCCCAAGCAAAAGATCGCTATGGCGATCGCCAAGGGGGTTATAGTCGCGTTGTCCGTACCGTTCGTCGTCGCGGCGATAACGCAGAAATGGCAATTATCGAATTAGTCTAACCCAGACTAATCTGCCACCTGTCTAAGCCCATGTCCCAAGCCAACCCAAGAAAACGCATTGCATTGGTCATCCAATATATCGGCACTCACTTTTGTGGTTGGCAACGGCAAACAGCAGAACGAACCGTGCAAGCCGTCATTGAAGAGACTATCTCCTCGGTTGTCGGCCAAAAAATCACAATTCACGGTGCCGGGCGTACCGATAGCGGTGTCCATGCCGCCGGACAATTCGCCCACTTTGAATGTGAAAGTTTAATCCCTGGTTATAAATGGGCCAAAATCCTTAACGATCGCCTACCACCCGATATCAATATCCGTGGTGCTTGCGAAGTTCCCCAGGATTGGCATGCCCAGTTTTCTGCCCAATGGCGACGGTATCGGTATACCATCTATACCCACCCAACCCCAAATCTGTTCCTTCAGCCCTATGCTTGGCATTATTACCAGGCCCCCCTCGATGAAACCCTCATCCAAGCAGCCCTGACGCCCCTATTGGGTGAACATCACCTCGCTGCTTTTCAACGGACTGGTTCCAAGCGATCCCATGCATGGGTCAATGTGCAGGCAGCAGAATGTTCCCGTCGAGGCTCCTTTATTCATATAGAAATTCAAGCCAATGGGTTTTTGTATGGGATGGTTCGCCTACTGGTCGGGATGCTAGTGGACATTGGACAAGGTAAACTTTCTTTAGCGCAATTCCAAGATATTTGGAAAAATGAGAAGCGACACCTTGTAAAATATTCAGCCCCAGCAAAAGGCTTATGTTTACTTAGGGTTGGTTATCCTGAGCCTTTGTTTCCACCCCATATTTGGTTTGATACCCAGCCAACTTTTCTACTAACTCATTAGTTGAATTCCTTATGCGTCATCTAGCGCAAAAATTTTATGATTAAGACACCTTTACCGAAACAAGAAACCCTTGACCAGAAATGGTATGTGGTCGATGCTTCTGACCAACGCTTGGGTCGTTTAGCGACCGAAGTTGCCAAAGTACTCCGGGGCAAAAATAAAGCAGAATATACCCCCCACATGGATACTGGGGATTTTGTGATTGTCGTGAACGCTGAAAAAGTAGTTGTGACGGGTCGCAAGCCTGAGCAAAAA
Coding sequences within:
- the truA gene encoding tRNA pseudouridine(38-40) synthase TruA, giving the protein MSQANPRKRIALVIQYIGTHFCGWQRQTAERTVQAVIEETISSVVGQKITIHGAGRTDSGVHAAGQFAHFECESLIPGYKWAKILNDRLPPDINIRGACEVPQDWHAQFSAQWRRYRYTIYTHPTPNLFLQPYAWHYYQAPLDETLIQAALTPLLGEHHLAAFQRTGSKRSHAWVNVQAAECSRRGSFIHIEIQANGFLYGMVRLLVGMLVDIGQGKLSLAQFQDIWKNEKRHLVKYSAPAKGLCLLRVGYPEPLFPPHIWFDTQPTFLLTH
- the rpsK gene encoding 30S ribosomal protein S11 — its product is MARQKKGSPKKVKKNIPNGVAHIQSTFNNTIVTISDTKGDAVSWSSAGASGFKGAKKGTPFAAQTAADNAARRAMEQGMRQIEVMVSGPGAGRETAIRALQAAGLEITLIRDVTPIPHNGCRPPKRRRV
- the rplQ gene encoding 50S ribosomal protein L17 gives rise to the protein MRHGCRVPELGRPADQRKALLRALTTQLIRHGQVKTTKARAKAVRSEVDRMITLAKDGSLAARRRALGYMYDKDLVHALFAQAKDRYGDRQGGYSRVVRTVRRRGDNAEMAIIELV
- a CDS encoding DNA-directed RNA polymerase subunit alpha, which codes for MTQFQIECVESKTHKNQSQYSKFVFEPLERGQGTTLGNSLRRILLSNLEGTAVTALRIGGVNHEFATIPGVREDALEIILNMKEIVLKSYTHQPQIGRLTATGPGQVTAAQFDLPSEVEVVDPSQYIATLADGAKLEMEFRIEKGKSYRAVQRNRDEATALDFLQIDAVFMPVTKVNYSVDSIHSEGDAVRDRLTLEIWTNGSIKPEEALSQAAAIAVELFNPLKDLTLEAIQDEFQEDEDPTSQIPIEELQLSVRAYNCLKRAQINSVADLLDYSQEDLLEIKNFGQKSAEEVIDALKTRLGITLPEEKTAK